One Miscanthus floridulus cultivar M001 chromosome 11, ASM1932011v1, whole genome shotgun sequence DNA window includes the following coding sequences:
- the LOC136493246 gene encoding uncharacterized protein isoform X2 has protein sequence MAWIWMVPVAGAVLLWATSLGRILSYPAPSCVPPSPQFMPPLRDDRRSRNVLLVVAHPDDESMFFAPTILFLKSKGHNIHILCMSRGNADGLGNTRKEELYHACDTLKIPHEQVKVLDHLKLQDGFHEKWDHGLVAELTMEHVQLWAINTIVTFDSYGVSGHPNHKDLHHGICKFLHANRQGNVEAWELASLNILRKYSGPVDIWLSSLISFSRSKQSIYTLVNSRPSKSYEAMAAHRSQWVWQRALRPV, from the exons ATGGCCTGGATCTGGATGGTCCCCGTGGCGGGAGCCGTGCTCCTGTGGGCGACCTCTCTGGGGCGGATCCTCTCCTACCCTGCGCCGTCCTGTGTGCCCCCGAGCCCGCAGTTCATGCCCCCTCTCCGCGACGACAGGAGGAGCCGGAACGTGCTGCTGGTCGTCGCCCACCCCGACGACGAGTCCAT GTTCTTTGCTCCAACCATTCTTTTCCTCAAGTCAAAAGGTCACAATATTCACATTCTGTGCATGTCCCGAG GTAATGCTGATGGTCTCGGAAATACTCGTAAAGAAGAATTGTACCATGCCTGTGACACCCTTAAG attccacacgaacaagTTAAAGTCTTGGACCACCTGAAATTGCAG GATGGATTTCATGAGAAATGGGACCATGGGCTAGTAGCAGAACTTACTATGGAGCATGTCCAACTATGGGCCATTAACACG ATTGTGACATTTGATTCATATGGAGTATCAGGGCACCCAAACCACAAAGATCTTCATCACGGCATATG CAAGTTTCTCCATGCAAACAGGCAAGGAAACGTTGAAGCTTGGGAACTA GCAAGCCTGAATATTCTTCGCAAGTACAGTGGTCCGGTTGACATATGGCTTTCTTCGTTGATATCCTTCTCAAGGTCAAAGCAATCAATCTATACTCTAGTTAACAGTAGACCGTCCAAAAGCTATGAGGCAATGGCTGCACACAGAAGTCAGTGGGTTTG gcaacgtgccctacgtccagtttga
- the LOC136493246 gene encoding uncharacterized protein isoform X1 codes for MAWIWMVPVAGAVLLWATSLGRILSYPAPSCVPPSPQFMPPLRDDRRSRNVLLVVAHPDDESMFFAPTILFLKSKGHNIHILCMSRGNADGLGNTRKEELYHACDTLKIPHEQVKVLDHLKLQDGFHEKWDHGLVAELTMEHVQLWAINTIVTFDSYGVSGHPNHKDLHHGICKFLHANRQGNVEAWELASLNILRKYSGPVDIWLSSLISFSRSKQSIYTLVNSRPSKSYEAMAAHRSQWVWFRRLFVIFSSYTYVNVLQKI; via the exons ATGGCCTGGATCTGGATGGTCCCCGTGGCGGGAGCCGTGCTCCTGTGGGCGACCTCTCTGGGGCGGATCCTCTCCTACCCTGCGCCGTCCTGTGTGCCCCCGAGCCCGCAGTTCATGCCCCCTCTCCGCGACGACAGGAGGAGCCGGAACGTGCTGCTGGTCGTCGCCCACCCCGACGACGAGTCCAT GTTCTTTGCTCCAACCATTCTTTTCCTCAAGTCAAAAGGTCACAATATTCACATTCTGTGCATGTCCCGAG GTAATGCTGATGGTCTCGGAAATACTCGTAAAGAAGAATTGTACCATGCCTGTGACACCCTTAAG attccacacgaacaagTTAAAGTCTTGGACCACCTGAAATTGCAG GATGGATTTCATGAGAAATGGGACCATGGGCTAGTAGCAGAACTTACTATGGAGCATGTCCAACTATGGGCCATTAACACG ATTGTGACATTTGATTCATATGGAGTATCAGGGCACCCAAACCACAAAGATCTTCATCACGGCATATG CAAGTTTCTCCATGCAAACAGGCAAGGAAACGTTGAAGCTTGGGAACTA GCAAGCCTGAATATTCTTCGCAAGTACAGTGGTCCGGTTGACATATGGCTTTCTTCGTTGATATCCTTCTCAAGGTCAAAGCAATCAATCTATACTCTAGTTAACAGTAGACCGTCCAAAAGCTATGAGGCAATGGCTGCACACAGAAGTCAGTGGGTTTG GTTTAGAAGATTGTTTGTCATCTTCTCGAGCTATACGTATGTAAATGTGCTACAGAAAATTTAA